TTTATTTGAGAGGTTTCGAGACCACCTTGAAATGGCTCGAGCCTTGGCTCGACAATCGTCAAATCGTCGGTGAACTCAATGGACTGATGCAGTTGGCGGTGACCGATACGTTGGATAAACGTCTGAAAGACAGTTTGCAACGGGTTGGCTTGCCGCCGGAGTTCGCGGTTTGGTGTGATGCCGAACAGGCCAGTGCGCGAATCGGTCAAACAACGGAATTTGAAGGGTTGTTCTTTCCAAAAGGCGGTTGGGTGCGCCCGTCGACGGTGGTGGACACCTGTTTAGCGCATGAAAACATCGAATTGCGTTTGCATGAGACGGTGACGGATTTGGTGAAAAATGACCGGGCCTGGTCAATTGTGACTAATCAGACCCAGCACGAAGCTGAAGTGGTGGTGGTGGCCACGGGTGCTTTGGATGAAGCGTTGAACCGTCAGTTGGGGTTGCCGATTCGCCCGGTGAAGGGGCAGGTCAGTCATTTGCCAGCCACGGCTATCCAAGCACCGTTGCATTGCACTGTGACGCACCGAGGCTATACGGTCACGGGCAATTTGGGGGAGGATGCACCTTATGAGGGGGTGACTGGAGCCACGTTTGAAGCGCCGGATACAGCTACGGAGCTGTCGGAAGCGGCGCAATCGGAAAACCGTGAGATGGTTTCCGAGGCTTTGCCGAACTGGTGGAATCACGAAGCCGGGTTGCATGGCAAAATCGGTTTTCGCCCGACGACGCCGGATCACCTGCCGTTGATTGGCGCGGTGCCGCCGCCGGAATGGATGGCGGAGGCTTATTTGTCGCAACCGCATAGCCAAGTTCCGCATCGTTATCCGCCGCAGCGGTATCAAACCGGGCTGTTTGTCAGTAACGGTCATGGAGCGCGGGGCTTGATGTCGGTTTTTCTCGGTGCGGAAATCATCGGGCGGATGGTGGCCGGTGAAATGGCCGTCATGCCCCAGCATCTCTACCACGCGGTACACCCTTCGCGCTTTGCGATTCGAGCTTGGCGAAGCGGTAAAAAGTCATACTAATTCACTTCTATCTCTACGTTAAATCGAGTATCATGATGGCCGTCAGTTGCATAAAAAATAATGTTAATAATTTAAAACAAGTGGTTGTTATTATGAAAAAAGCACTCTTTCTATTTGTGTTGTCAGTGTGGGGTTTGTCCGGTTGTACGCAATCGATGGTAAATGAAAATGAAGCGTCTCTAAAAAAGGTCGCGCCATCGTGGATTGTGTCCACTCAGGATGAAGACAGTGAATATTTATACGCCAAAGGCCAAGCGCCTTTGGATGAAGGTCAGGCCGACGCGACGGAGCAGGCCAAAGCCAGTGCCAAACAAAATTTGGCGGCCTTGGTGAATGGCCGGATGCAGACAATGCCGTCCACCAAGCAAATCGCGGTGGAAGAAGAAACGCCGTTTGAAAGCAAGTTGCGGAAAGCCATTCGCGCCGAAGTGAAGGGCTATCAAATTACCGTGCCGGATGCGGACACCGTTTATGTCGATGACGAAGCGAATACGGTATTTGCGTTGGCGAAAATTCCGAAAGCCGCCATTGACGACGCAATGATGGAGCGTTTGCAGGCTTTGGATAATCAATTGACGGATTATCTGCACGTGAGTGGCAAAGGGTCCAAATTGAACCAGTTGCTGTCGATTCTGCCGGCCATGCCGACGATTGAAGCGCGCGCGGACCTGAAAGCGCATTTGGAAAATTTTAAGGGTGAGTCTATTACCTTACCGCACGACCAATTGGCGGAATTACTACAGAAGCGTATGAACACTTTGGTGGATCAAATCGTCATCAATCTGGATGCCAGTACTCAGGAAACGGCGGCTTTTGAAACCGCTTTCCGTAAAGCATTGGCATCGGAAGGCTTCAATATGACGGCGAGAAAGCCGGATTTGACCTTCAAGTATTTCATCGAAGCGAATGAGTCGAAAGAAGAGACCCTGTACAAAGTCAGTTTGATTGGTGATTTGGAAATGATCAATGACTTAGGGGTCACTGTGGCGACGGTGAGTAACGAATATCAAGGTATGAACGAAATGAAACCGGAAGCGACCGGCGCGGCTCTGATGGCGTTTGCTGATGAAGCGACCGATACCATCGTCAAGACATCGGTCGACTATATGAATAAGGTCAATCAACTGAATTACAATCGCTAAGGGTGTGATGACATGAAAAAACTGTGGCTGGTGTTGCTGGTGGTCGTGTTTGCGGTTTTGGCCGTGATGTTCGATTGGTTTGGCAGTCGTGATGTGGCGCAGAGCGGTGTCGAGGCGACACAGGGCGCGGTGGATAAAATTCAGGAGACGGGAGATGCCATCTCCCAGACCATTCAACAATTAAATGAAACGAAAAAGGAAGCGAATTAAATGATGTTATGGAAGCGGTTGCGTAAAAGCATTTTGGTTGCTGGATTGATTGGATTGTCTTCAACGGCGACTGCCGCCATTGATGGAAATGCCGGGTTGGATTTGTCTTTATCCAATGACACCGCTAATGTCGGTCTGTATTCTTTGCGTGAGACACCGCAGGAACTGACCAACCTCGGCATCGATTTCATGTTCAACAATGATGGCGACCGTGTGTTGGACCTGTTCGGCAGCATTGCCCGCAAAGGTTTGATGGGCAACCAAAACCTGGAGTTGGGCCTGAAAGGCAAAGTCTTCTATCTGGATGAAGATAAGGACGGCAACAATGGCTATGGCCTGATGTTGGGGGCCTTGGGGCGCTATTGGTTACCGACGTCTGTACCGTCGGCGATTGCAGCGGAGTATATCTATGCGCCGTCCATCGTCACCTTCGGTGATGCCGACAACGCTTACGAGTTCAATGTCCGTGCCGAAATGCGCATTCTGCCAAGCGCGGTGGCGTACATCGGCTTCCGCCAGTTCCAGGTGAAATTCCCGAAAACCGGCTATCATGAAGTGGATGGCAACGCCCATATCGGTGTGCGCATCGCTTTCTATTAAGCGCATCGTATAAGCATGTTTGGAAAGGGCCTTCGGGCCCTTTTTTGTTGCCCTTAACGATTTTTGACAAAAGGTTTCGGCAAGGGAAAGATCTGGAGGTGTGAAATGGTCGTGCCTCGGGTTCGGAATTGAGTAAAATAATCACATGAAACCTACAAGCGATCTGTTTGCCACGTCTTACTTCTTTCCGCTGTTGGCGCTTTCTCTGCTAACAGGGATTGGCTTCGTCTTCTGGCAGAACTACGAAGAGCATCAACAGGTCAGTCAAGAAATCGCGTTGGAAGATGCACGGAATTTTTCCATTTCCGTGGTCGAGTTCCGAAATTATTACGCGAAAAAAATTCTACCTTCTCTGGTGAAGCGCGGTGTGCCGGTCATGCATGATTTCGAAAATCATCCAGACGGCGCGGCACCCTTGCCAGCCACCTTTGCCAAGGATTTTGGGCGTTATCTATCGTCGGATGGCGACGGTTATAAAGTGAAACTTTACAGCGACCAACCCTTTGTCTGGAGTCAGGACAGTCAGCACTTGGATGCATTCGAGGCCGACGCGATGGCGTATTTACGCCAACACCCCGACCAGCCGTATTGGAAAATTGTGCATCAGGACGGTCGTAAGGTGTTGCGCTATGCTCGCGCGGATGTTTTGAAAGAGAGTTGCGTCGGGTGCCATAATACCTATCCGGGTACCCCGAAAACCGATTGGAAAGCCGGTGATGTACGCGGTGTTTTGGAGGTTCAGCGACCGCTGAGTTATGGGGTGGCGGATGAGAAGCACGCTTGGCGGTCTTTTCTGTTCATGGTCGGTTTGGCGCTGATTACCCTGTTCTTGCTGGCGGTGATGATGCGTCGTTTGAAACTGTCTTTGCGTGAGTCTCGTCAGCTGCTGGAAGAGCAATCCGCTGCCAACGAACAGTTGAATACCGAAGCCGGTCATCGGCGCCAGTTGACCGAAGAACTGGTGATGAGCCAAAACAAAACCCGCGCGGTCATGAACTCCGTGACCGATGTGATTATCGTCATCGATTCCAAGGGGATTGTCATTGAGGTCAATCGCGCGATTGAGAAGATGTTCGGCTATGCAATGGATGACATTCTGGGACAAAATATCAGTGTCTTGATGCCGAATCCGTATCGTGATGCTCATGACGGTTATCTCGAGACCTATTTGAAAACGCGTCAGAAGAACGTTATCGGTCGCACCCGTCGGGTGGAAGGGATGAAGAAGTCCGGCGAGTGTTTTCCGGTTGATTTGTCGGTCAGTGAAGTGCAGCTCAACGACACTGTGGTCTTCACCGGCGTGATTCGGGATATCACCGAACAGGTCGCGGTGGAGGAAACCATGGCGCAAGCACGGGATCAAGCCATTCAGTCGGCTCAGTTGAAATCGGAATTCCTCGCCAATATGAGTCACGAAATTCGAACGCCGATGAATGGCGTGATGGGGATGACCAGTCTCTTGCTGGATACGCCCTTGTCCAAAGAACAACGCGCCTTGGCGGAGACGGTGTCATCCAGCGCCTCGGCATTGTTGCAGATTATCAACGATATCCTCGATTTCTCGAAAATCGAAGCCGGAAAATTAAAGGTGCATGCCGAACCTTGTGCGCTTTTGCCGACCATTGAAGGTGCCATGAGCGTAGTGGCGGATTTGGCCTTCGCTAAAGGGTTGCGGTTCGATTATTTTGTCGATCCGACTTTGCCGGATCAGGTGTTGATGGACGATGTGCGGGTCCGTCAGGTACTGGTCAATTTGTTGGGTAACGCGATTAAGTTCACCGATCTCGGTTATGTGGTCTTACGGGTGTATGCACAGGAACGGAAAAACCAACCGGAATTGGTATTTGAAGTCGAAGATACCGGCATCGGAATTGCCGAAGAGGCTCAGGCCCGTTTGTTCAAGGCGTTTTCGCAAGTGGATGGTTCCACCACCCGTTTGCACGGCGGGACCGGCTTGGGGTTGGCCATTTCACAGCAGTTGGTGAGTTTGATGGGAGGACGTATCCGGCTGAGCAGTCAGGTTGGTCAAGGTTCACATTTCTTTTTCTGTCTGCCCCTGAAACCGGTCGGAAAAGAGGCCTGCCTGGAAGCCTTCGCCAATCCGATGCGGGGCATTTTCCTCTCGGATGCCGATCGAGTGACCGATTTGATCGTTCAGCAAATGGCTGATTTGAATTTCGAATTGACGCCTTTTGATACGTTTGACGCGTTTTACGAGGCGATTGAACGGTCAGCGCCTGAAACCTTGATTGGGGTCGATGTATCGAGGCTGGAAGACGTTTTTCCCGATAAGGCCGTTCGTGTGCAAAAAATGCAGGCCTTGATTGATACGGGGCGGCAACTGATATGGAACGTGACCCGACAGCAGCGTCAGGATTCAGCCTATCACCCATATCTGGAAAACGACCAGGCCTATTGCCTGATGAAACCGGTGAAAATTTCCTTTTTGCATCGTAATGCCCATCTGATTGAATCGGGGGAACTGGATAAAGTGGAGCGTGAAATTTATCACAGCCTCGAACCGGACGACAACAGCGCCGAATCGGACTCATCCGTACCTTCCGGCGAACAACGCATTTTGCTGGTAGAAGACAATGTCGTGAACCAAAAGCTGGCGTTGGCGATTCTGGCGAAAGCCGGTTACGAAGCCGATTTGGCCGCCAATGGTCAGGAAGCACTGGACAGGCTTCAGTCCGCCACTTATGATTTAATATTGATGGATTGCCAAATGCCGGTCAAAGACGGTTATCAAGCCACGCGTGAGATTCGCGCATTGGAAACAACCACCGGCACGCATATCCCGATTATCGCCATGACCGCGAACGCGATGAAAGGCGATGATGAAAAATGTTACGCCGTCGGCATGGACGATTACATGACCAAGCCGATCAATCCGAAAAAGCTGGCGGAAAAAGTGGCGTTTTATTTAAAACCGCACGATTAACTCAACCCCGTAACGTAATAGGTACACGACACCATGGCATCACACAACGCAACACTGAAAAAAATCGGGCTCCTGATTATCGGAGACGAAGTGTTGTCCGGTAAGCGGCAAGATAAGCATCTGGTGCAGGCCAACAGCCTATTGCGCCCGAGAGGCTTGGCGATTTCCTGGGTGCGGATTTTAGGGGATGAGCCGCGATTTCTGACCGAAACCTTAAAGGAAACCTTTGCCAGTGGTGACATCGTGTTTTCGTTCGGCGGAATTGGCGCCACACCGGATGATCGCACCCGTCAGTCGGCCGCCAAAGCGTTGGGGGTACCGATCGAACGCCACCCGGATGCGGTTCGCGAAATTGAAGCCCAATTCGGAGAAGACGCTTATCCGCAGCGTATTCACATGGGCGAATACCCGCAAGGCGCCAGCATTATTCCGAACGCTTATAACCGGGTGCCGGGCTTTTCGATTCAAGACCACCACTTTATGCCCGGGTTCCCGATGATGGCGAAACCCATGATGGAGTGGGTACTGAACACCTATTATGCCGAGATGACATTCGAACCGAAAGTCGAGAAGACCATCCGTTTGATGGACGGTCAGGAATCGGAATGGATTACCTTTATGGAAGATTTCGAGGCGCGTTTTCCCGATTTGCGCCTGTTCAGCCTGCCGAGTATTTCGTCCAGCGGGGAGCGCACCATTGAGTTGGGTGTGGAAGGCTTTGAAGCCCAGGCCGAAGCGGGGTTGCGAGTTTTGATTGCCGAAGCGGAAAAACGTCGCGCGACGTTTGAGGTCCTTTGAAGTCGCGTACCACCGATGTGCTGGTGTTGGGCGCCGGCGCAGCCGGTTTGATGTGCGCGGCCACCGCCGGTTATCGTGGCCGCCGGGTCGAGGTGCTGGATCATGCGCCGAAGGCGGCCGCCAAAATTCGCATTTCCGGCGGCGGAAAGTGCAACTTCACCAATCTGACGGTTCGTCCGGACCATTATCTGTGCGGGAACCCGCATTTCGTTAAAAGTGCTTTGGCGCGTTATCAACCGCAGGATTTCATCGACTTGGTCGACCGCCATGGCTTGGTGTATGAAACGCGCGAGCTGGGCAAATTATTCTGCCAGAATCGCGCGGGGGATTTGATTCAAATCCTGCGCACCGAGTGTGATTGGGCGGGTGTCGAATTTCACTTGAATACGCGAGTCGAACAAGTCGAAGCCTTGGATGAGTCCCATCAGCCATTGCGGTTTCGTGTTGTCACCAATTATGAAGTCATCGAGTGTGAGTCGCTGGTGGTGGCGACGGGTGGCTTATCGTTTCCGAAGTTGAAAGCCAGCGGATTCGGTTATCGTCTGGCAGAACAGTTTGGTTTGGCGGTGATCGAAAAACGCCCAGGCCTGGTGCCTTTGGTGTTTGACGGCAAGCTGCGCGATTTTTGTGCCGCCATGGCCGGAGTATCTCTGGATGTGACCATCCGTAACCAAGACGACACACAATCCTTCTCGGAGGCCTTATTGTTTACCCATCAAGGCATCAGTGGACCGGGTGTTTTGCAGATTTCCAATTACTGGCGGCCGGGCGAGGCGATCCGGGTGAATCTGTTGCCCGACATAGATGTCGTTGAGGCCTTGTTAAAATTGAAGCAAGAAAATGCTGGCCTGAAAAAATGGTTAAACGGTTTCTGGCCTAAGAAATTCACCCAGGCCTGGTTGGAAAAATATCCTTTGTCCGAACCGCTGGCGGAACTGCCCGACGAACGCCTGCGGCAGTATGCCGAACAGCTCACTGCCTGGACGCTTTACCCGTCCGACACCGCCGGTTACGATAAGGCGGAAGTCACACTGGGCGGCATCGACACAAATGCGATTTCCTCGAAAACGCTGGAGGTCAAAACCACGCCGGGGTTGTATTTTATCGGTGAGGTGCTGGACGTCACCGGTCAACTGGGCGGGTATAATTTCCAGTGGGCTTGGGCGTCTGGCTTCGCCGCCGGGCAATCGGCTTGACCAAGAGAAGGGCTCAATGCCGTATAATAGCGTTATTCAGAAACCAAACGAGAGCGAACAACCGTTTTATGAACCTACTTAATCTACCCGAAGACACGCGTGCGCCTTTTTCCAAAACCGTTCAGACGTTGATTCAAAAGCATAAAATCGACCCGAACGAAATTTTTATGAATGTGTTGGAAAGCGAAGAAGCGCCGGAAATGAACTATTGGATGATGAAAGTCCTGATTCAAGAGCATTTCGTGTCGCCACAACAGGAAGTGGCCAAGGACGCGGCGGGCGAAACCGTCAAACCCTTGCAAGCGGCGTGTTTGTTGAATAATGTCGGCGCGCTGGCGGCGTTGTTGGAAGCCAACGCCTTTCAGGGTGGCGTGACGGATCGTGAATTTCAATTGGCGGCGCGGATTGCCTCCCGTCAGGAAGACCAAGGTGCCTTGGGCGTGATTATGAAATACGCACAGGAAGTCGGTAACTTGGAAACCTTTATGCGCGAGTTGCAGGATGCGCCCATTCAATAAACAGAATAAACCAGTCAGTTAAGTTTACTCTTTGCCTGTGGCGTACAAAGCCTTATAGTTAGAGCATACTCCCCAATTTAATGTTCAATTTAACTTAAGGTGAAGCACAATGACGTTACGTTTACCCTTCCTGTTTATTTCCGCCACTTTGATCGCCACCGGTGCGCAGGCGTTTGAAGACATTCCCCATCAACAAAACAACGCTTATGTTTGGGATTCCTACGGCAATATCGTCCGTGATCGAGACGGTAATTGCGTGAGAACCATCCATTGGAAAGAAGATACCGTACCTTGCGGCGGTGAGCCGAAAGCCGTGGTCAATGCCGAAGCGCCGATGCCGAAAAAAGCCGAACCGGTCGCCGAGTCCGCTAAAGCGGTTGAAGAACCGGTTGTCGAAGAAGTGGCCGCTGCGGTTGCGGTGGTGGAAGTCGCCAAGCCGGCGGATTTCAACGGCTTTTTCAAAACCGACAGTTTTGAGCTGACCGACGAAGCCAAATCCAAGCTGGATGGTTATGCCGAATATTTGCAAGCCAACCCGGACACGACTTTGCAAATTCGTGGTTTTACCGACAGTCATGGTTCCGCGGCCTATAACCAGAAGTTATCGCAAAAGCGTGCGGATTCCGTTAAAAACTATCTGGAAAGCAAAGATGTGGATGCAAAACGCATGGAATCGATTGGCGAGGGTGAAAAATATCCAGTGGCCGATAATGCTACGTCCGCTGGACGCGCCAAAAACCGCCGTGTCGAGTTGACGGTCACCGAATAATTCGCAAACGATCTTCCTTTTTAAGCGGCGAAAGCCGCTTTTTTTGTACGTTAATAATAGCTAATTACTATTGTGTTATTAAAAACAATTAATTTTACTTAATTAAAGAATCTTTCTACAATAAGAACCGTATTCAAAAGGAATTCATTTTTTAAGCTGTTGTAGTGCGATAAGATAAGAACTGCAATCACTAAACCAAGGAGAAAAAGATGTCTCAAGCTATGGAAAATCGTGAAGGAAAGACGGTCCCAAGTGTGGTCTGGCCAACGCGTCAGAATAACGAATGGGTAAACATTAACAGTGATGATATTTTCAAAGGTCGTACGGTTGTCGTTTTCTCGCTTCCGGGTGCCTTTACCCCAACATGTTCTTCAACTCACTTGCCTCGCTACAACGAGCTTGCACCGGTATTCTTTGAAAACGGTGTCGACGAAATCGTTTGTCTGTCCGTAAACGATACCTTCGTTATGAACGAATGGGCGAAGGACCAAGAGTCTAACAACGTGACCTTGATTCCAGACGGAAACGGTGAGTTCACCGAAGGCATGGGCATGTTGGTCGATAAAAACGACCTTGGTTTCGGTAAGCGTTCATGGCGTTATTCCATGTTGGTGAAAGACGGTGTCGTTGAGAAAATGTTCATCGAGCCGAATGTACCGGGTGACCCGTTTGAAGTGTCCGATGCCGATACCATGCTGAACTACATCAATCCGAATGCACAAGCGGCGAAAGTGGCGACCATTTTCACCAAGCCGGGCTGTCCTTTCTGTGCCAAAGCGAAAGCGGCAATGGAAGATGCCGGCATCGAGTATGAAGAAATCGGTATTTCCAATCACGGTGTGACGTCGCGTACGCTTCGTGCGGTGGCGAATGCGGATACGGTTCCGCAAATCTTCATCGAAGGTGAATACATCGGTGGTTCCGACGATCTTGAAACCTATTTGGCCAAATAATCCAAACAGGTAGATGGATGCAAAAAACCACCAGGCCTGGTGGTTTTTTGCCTTTTAAGGCCCGGAAAGCCTTATAACAGAATTATAAGAATGCCTATTTATGGATTCGAATA
The nucleotide sequence above comes from Hydrogenovibrio thermophilus. Encoded proteins:
- a CDS encoding competence/damage-inducible protein A → MASHNATLKKIGLLIIGDEVLSGKRQDKHLVQANSLLRPRGLAISWVRILGDEPRFLTETLKETFASGDIVFSFGGIGATPDDRTRQSAAKALGVPIERHPDAVREIEAQFGEDAYPQRIHMGEYPQGASIIPNAYNRVPGFSIQDHHFMPGFPMMAKPMMEWVLNTYYAEMTFEPKVEKTIRLMDGQESEWITFMEDFEARFPDLRLFSLPSISSSGERTIELGVEGFEAQAEAGLRVLIAEAEKRRATFEVL
- a CDS encoding OmpA family protein; amino-acid sequence: MTLRLPFLFISATLIATGAQAFEDIPHQQNNAYVWDSYGNIVRDRDGNCVRTIHWKEDTVPCGGEPKAVVNAEAPMPKKAEPVAESAKAVEEPVVEEVAAAVAVVEVAKPADFNGFFKTDSFELTDEAKSKLDGYAEYLQANPDTTLQIRGFTDSHGSAAYNQKLSQKRADSVKNYLESKDVDAKRMESIGEGEKYPVADNATSAGRAKNRRVELTVTE
- a CDS encoding YfaZ family outer membrane protein; the protein is MMLWKRLRKSILVAGLIGLSSTATAAIDGNAGLDLSLSNDTANVGLYSLRETPQELTNLGIDFMFNNDGDRVLDLFGSIARKGLMGNQNLELGLKGKVFYLDEDKDGNNGYGLMLGALGRYWLPTSVPSAIAAEYIYAPSIVTFGDADNAYEFNVRAEMRILPSAVAYIGFRQFQVKFPKTGYHEVDGNAHIGVRIAFY
- a CDS encoding glutathione peroxidase, with the translated sequence MSQAMENREGKTVPSVVWPTRQNNEWVNINSDDIFKGRTVVVFSLPGAFTPTCSSTHLPRYNELAPVFFENGVDEIVCLSVNDTFVMNEWAKDQESNNVTLIPDGNGEFTEGMGMLVDKNDLGFGKRSWRYSMLVKDGVVEKMFIEPNVPGDPFEVSDADTMLNYINPNAQAAKVATIFTKPGCPFCAKAKAAMEDAGIEYEEIGISNHGVTSRTLRAVANADTVPQIFIEGEYIGGSDDLETYLAK
- a CDS encoding PAS domain S-box protein, giving the protein MKPTSDLFATSYFFPLLALSLLTGIGFVFWQNYEEHQQVSQEIALEDARNFSISVVEFRNYYAKKILPSLVKRGVPVMHDFENHPDGAAPLPATFAKDFGRYLSSDGDGYKVKLYSDQPFVWSQDSQHLDAFEADAMAYLRQHPDQPYWKIVHQDGRKVLRYARADVLKESCVGCHNTYPGTPKTDWKAGDVRGVLEVQRPLSYGVADEKHAWRSFLFMVGLALITLFLLAVMMRRLKLSLRESRQLLEEQSAANEQLNTEAGHRRQLTEELVMSQNKTRAVMNSVTDVIIVIDSKGIVIEVNRAIEKMFGYAMDDILGQNISVLMPNPYRDAHDGYLETYLKTRQKNVIGRTRRVEGMKKSGECFPVDLSVSEVQLNDTVVFTGVIRDITEQVAVEETMAQARDQAIQSAQLKSEFLANMSHEIRTPMNGVMGMTSLLLDTPLSKEQRALAETVSSSASALLQIINDILDFSKIEAGKLKVHAEPCALLPTIEGAMSVVADLAFAKGLRFDYFVDPTLPDQVLMDDVRVRQVLVNLLGNAIKFTDLGYVVLRVYAQERKNQPELVFEVEDTGIGIAEEAQARLFKAFSQVDGSTTRLHGGTGLGLAISQQLVSLMGGRIRLSSQVGQGSHFFFCLPLKPVGKEACLEAFANPMRGIFLSDADRVTDLIVQQMADLNFELTPFDTFDAFYEAIERSAPETLIGVDVSRLEDVFPDKAVRVQKMQALIDTGRQLIWNVTRQQRQDSAYHPYLENDQAYCLMKPVKISFLHRNAHLIESGELDKVEREIYHSLEPDDNSAESDSSVPSGEQRILLVEDNVVNQKLALAILAKAGYEADLAANGQEALDRLQSATYDLILMDCQMPVKDGYQATREIRALETTTGTHIPIIAMTANAMKGDDEKCYAVGMDDYMTKPINPKKLAEKVAFYLKPHD
- a CDS encoding BaiN/RdsA family NAD(P)/FAD-dependent oxidoreductase; translated protein: MKSRTTDVLVLGAGAAGLMCAATAGYRGRRVEVLDHAPKAAAKIRISGGGKCNFTNLTVRPDHYLCGNPHFVKSALARYQPQDFIDLVDRHGLVYETRELGKLFCQNRAGDLIQILRTECDWAGVEFHLNTRVEQVEALDESHQPLRFRVVTNYEVIECESLVVATGGLSFPKLKASGFGYRLAEQFGLAVIEKRPGLVPLVFDGKLRDFCAAMAGVSLDVTIRNQDDTQSFSEALLFTHQGISGPGVLQISNYWRPGEAIRVNLLPDIDVVEALLKLKQENAGLKKWLNGFWPKKFTQAWLEKYPLSEPLAELPDERLRQYAEQLTAWTLYPSDTAGYDKAEVTLGGIDTNAISSKTLEVKTTPGLYFIGEVLDVTGQLGGYNFQWAWASGFAAGQSA
- the mnmC gene encoding bifunctional tRNA (5-methylaminomethyl-2-thiouridine)(34)-methyltransferase MnmD/FAD-dependent 5-carboxymethylaminomethyl-2-thiouridine(34) oxidoreductase MnmC — protein: MTDDKRLISSAQIEWTPEQVPKATHFDDIYYSVSDGLAESDYVFVQQNQLPERFAALRAGEVFTVAETGFGTGLNFLQTLRAWFECAPKSAELQFISFEKFPLSGEDLSKAHGAFAELGTLSQALCAVYPLRLPGWHEMSLFDGKVRLIVWFGDLLLGLPEFECSVDAWFLDGFAPSKNPDMWQPALYTQMARLSHVQTTFATFTAVGEVRRGLQKAGFAVEKMPGFGRKREMCRGQLSQERAFSSKAPWFASPDPIKPVKQRAVVIGAGLAGATVARQLAEQGWTVRVLEAGAQPGQQASGNLAGAIHPLVTADWNLRSQFYLRGFETTLKWLEPWLDNRQIVGELNGLMQLAVTDTLDKRLKDSLQRVGLPPEFAVWCDAEQASARIGQTTEFEGLFFPKGGWVRPSTVVDTCLAHENIELRLHETVTDLVKNDRAWSIVTNQTQHEAEVVVVATGALDEALNRQLGLPIRPVKGQVSHLPATAIQAPLHCTVTHRGYTVTGNLGEDAPYEGVTGATFEAPDTATELSEAAQSENREMVSEALPNWWNHEAGLHGKIGFRPTTPDHLPLIGAVPPPEWMAEAYLSQPHSQVPHRYPPQRYQTGLFVSNGHGARGLMSVFLGAEIIGRMVAGEMAVMPQHLYHAVHPSRFAIRAWRSGKKSY